A window of Pseudoliparis swirei isolate HS2019 ecotype Mariana Trench chromosome 13, NWPU_hadal_v1, whole genome shotgun sequence genomic DNA:
AGTTTGAAAGTAgagcacttaaaaaaaaaaaaacctcttttttTGACAcccaatataatatattttcctCCTTTTAATATCTTAAACATATTCACAAACATTTTTTCAGTGATTGTTTCCAAACACaagtgatgttttttttggcaacatgcatgagtgtgtgtgcagttttatTTTTCAGAACCATTAAAAATGCATTGTGAAAAAAAATAAGCACCATATTCATTGTTTATCTTTTGTAcatcgtgtatatatatatatatttgcatacatGATGAGAACACAACATTAGGGTCCAGGTGACTCTCAGCATGtcaatgttttttcttcagGGAAATCGTCTCTTCACACTCGGTGTCggggcgccccctggtggtcaaacaCGTGTATGACTTCTCCCAAACTCAGTGCAACAAGTGTGCAAAAAGAAAACGTCCAAACCTGTAAGTTATTGATAATTTGGCTGATcattcatggggggggggggggggggttccattACTGGCGTTTTGTGTCCAGGACGGCCCTCCAGTCGTCCTCCCAGGACAGTAGCCGTCTCTGGGACGGCCCCACGGAAAGGTGCTTGTTGTGGCAGGCGGTGAACAGGATGTGCTCCCACGTTGGTTTGGCCTCCACGCCTGAgtaaaaggaggagggggggggggtattttgtGTCGTCAAGAATTAGTCACATTAGAATAACATCAGAAATCAGGCTGGGGGGGAAATGGCAGATGGCAGATAAACAAGTTTCATTATCCGAGAAgttctttcacaataaaagccccaccAGAGGAACCCCTCTGATTAaaactagcccccccccctttgtaaGCGGCGTGTGGTCCTCACCCAGGATGTCGGGCTTGTCGTCGATGAGGACGTCTCCGGTGATCACCGTCTTGTCTCTGGTCAGGATGACCTGCTCCAGGAAGTCATGACCCAAATGCTTCTCTACCCAGGcatactggacacacacacacacatgggatcTCATTAGAAAGAGGAAACAGAAGTGGACCAGACCACATGTTGatgtgcaggggggggggggggggtctaccttCTCGTACGGGCAGTGTCTGTAATGTTTTATGGGGCTGGTGCAAATAAAGACATCCGTGCTGCAgacagaaaaaagggaaaaacatacgtgatgattttgtttttacagaCGGATAGGTGAGAAGTGTGAGATCCCACCTTATGGCTGatatctaccccccccccctggtggttGCAGAAGGAAGATTCATTTTCACCAGAAGGGGAAACATAAACAACGCTATTTTTAGACATTGTTcccctgtgttgtgtgtgtgtgtggggggggggggggcttctgagAATACAAAACCACAGCCTCAATTGCGACACACGTATCCTGCTTATCACCCTGCTGCTCACTGAAGTCATCGATGTTTATTTACTGTAATAACCTGGTGAGTGGTTCTTCCTCCACAGTTCACGCCACCTTGTAGAAACACTCAATTCAAACCCAGAGCTCCTCTGAGACTGCTCTTCTTTTACCCCTTCTTCTCTCCAGCCATTACCCCGTCATTGATATACGTGTGAGTGAACCTACTGGTCCATCTGGGCCATCTCCTTGACCGCCTCCACGGCTCCGGGCAGCGGCTCCAGTTCTACGAAGAAGTCCTTGGACTCCCAGATACTGATGGCTTTCTCCTGGGGAGAAAACGAGAGGAAAAAACATCACAGATCAGTATCAGCGCACGTtgataacagtgtgtgtgtgtgtgtgtgtgtgtgtgtgtgtgtgtgtgtgtgtgtccacgtgagAGGACATGTGCTCTGGAGAACGTCAATAGAGACGAAGCAGGAACTGAGAAGTCCGTGAGCTTCGTGTGTCAGGTTCAACGTGGACCTTGGACATCGTCGTTTACGACTTCTTGACAGTGTTTATAGTTCTAGGTAGTCTAGgtagtttttaatgttttattggttcaatatgtattttgttgttgttgtagttgttgttgttgttgttatgggaTAGCATGTAAGGCATCTGTCCAcacagagcatgtgtgtgtgtgtgtttgtgtggggggggggggattattaatattatatgctGCTAGTCATTCTATCAtagcagtgtttcccccaccagtcTACCAGGATgaggcccgcccccctgtaatctTCTCTGTagtgccagattacagcagaagtaatttaaggtccttttcttaaagacttctttgttcttttattaaactaaacgtctgttgttggtcgtctctacacaacatgtcattctgtctcgacgtgtcgcgttcacacttctcggctctccgtctcgtgcgcccggagctccgatgccggctaACCCATCGCAATGGGATTTGCTGTGTAAACTATCACTATTTTAAGATATCAGCTTTCACTTTTAAAGCCTAACAATTTATGTATTTGCAGGTCAAGATAAACATCCGCAACAGGCTGCAAGGAGACCGTCTTGCTGCCTGCCTGCGGATTTCAATTAGTGGGCCAGATGTTTCTGACTTCCCTTATCAAGAGGCTCTGGAACTCTTCTTTGAAAAGCCCCGAATAATCCACTGCAGTGACAAAACGTGCATCCTTTGTGGTGGTCATGAAAAGAAATGAACACcaacatgtttcaagtgtttgtgtcggtcCGTCGGTCAGTCGGTCGGGTgggccccctgaagctgtaaacctaggggaaacactgcataGTCTGTATATGTGATATAAGAATTACCTTTCTGTTAAAAAGTGACTGTTTTAAAAGGGGACCCAGCTCTGAGCCTctgtgtaataaatatatataaatagatatatataaatggatgaataaaaatatatgtatataaatatatatatatatgtatataaataaatctaaataattatgtatatatatttatatatgcatttatatacatatatatatacacataaatacatatacataaatatacatacatataaatacacatatatacatataaatacatatatatattaataaaacatatatacatataaatatatatatttaaatacacatatatataaatacacacatatatatatacaacgttgtatatatatatatatataaatacacatatatacatataaatacacatatataacgttgtatatttatatatatatatatacgtgtgtgtgtgtgtgtgccacttaCAGACAGGTCGCCCCTCAGCTGCCCGTACTGCGTGGACACCCAGAACCCTCTCCTGTCGTCCAGGGCGATGTGGGGATCGTCCGGGTACCGGGCCCGGTACTTCTTCAGGAACCCCCCCTCGAAGTCCGCAAGCACCCCGTCCATGTCAACCAGGACCCGCAGCCGCTTACCggagggagtggaggaggaggaggacgaagacaTGTCGGCGCAAATCCGCTTCAAAAGGTCACGCAGCGAAGTCTTCCTTCTTCCGAGTAGGCGCGCGGTGCCGAACAGTGACACCATCCCGCTGTTGACTCCCGAACTGAAGCGGCCGTTGGCGTCGATGACGTTACGACGTTAAACGACGGAAATGAAGTCAACGCGTGAAAGTCGAAAGTTTTACAAACGCCGCGCCGGTGAAAATACACGTGGTTGTGTTGTTATATGTTTGTTTATCTCAACTTTAACTTATTTCTTCGCTGGCAGTTGAGCGAACTAACCGTCGGCCGTTAGCCTGCGGTTAGCCGACCCCGGCTAGCCGCCTCGGTCAGGCGCGACATTCCTTCGGACGCGGTGTAATGTGAGCTCGCTCTTGCATCGTGTGTCAAGTGTGTTTTTAACTTCTCCCCGGGCGACTCAACGCCTCAttagtatttattttacttcttCGAACGCACACAGCATCTGGGAACATCTGGCTAAAGGAAAACCCGAGCCGCGCACGACTGACGCTGCGACGCCACCGCGGAAGGAGAAGCTTAAACCGGCGAGAACAAGCtgtcagggttgccaggtctgtgtgacacaaccagcccaatggccaataaaaccagcccaaaaaccagcccaatatcagaactcaaaatatgcccgtgccaaaccatatacactgcttttaaagtccaacagcattgctatcattgccaaatgtattgtaatatctacaaagtaacaccaaatgtttagtatgccagcattaaaagcagtattcccgaaacagttatttcacctaggtccgaaaatggccttgtgtaattagatacagtatattatcataaatcaaatgtgtgtacgtgctgatctggagtcagtttggtaggatttgcgtataaataaattatttcatttaaaatatggatttttatttaaagatattcatgtaatttgcatgcaaaataggtctacccgaaccagcggacaaaaaattcaacccgcggcaacacttcaaaagtagcccaattccccgggaaaaccgcggacctggcaacactgcaagCTGTGCTTCGCTGCAAAGATATGTtatagaaaagagagagggctCACTACGTTTTGTTGTATGAAAGTGTATATCTTTATCGTGTATGGCACAATTTGCATTTGACACATTATTGCAAATGTATTATTACTATTGTGACTATTGTTATTATGTCTGACTACATGTTACAAATAATAGACTATTCTAAAAAAGTGAAGGATCCATACACTGAACATAAAGTGCAAGATATCTGAACATTTGCCAAAGTAattgattttatatatttgagcagtgatttccccccccctttctcttctcttttgctCTACCTCATATATTGTAAATCGGGTTCAGACATTTGCATTTGCCACAGATGACAAATGGCACATTACATTGCAGTAACACTAAGCCAATGGAAGATATGGTGGTACAGcaatcaaaaagaaaaaacatgctATTATATATGAAGCATGCACTAAGTATCACCAAAGATAACATAATCCATTTTAACTGTATGGAAGTCGGGCTCCCACAGTGAAAGGCACCAATGAATTAGTGTGCTGTTAATGGTAAGTATCTACTAAATGTAAACGAGCAGGAGTTCTGGCATTTCATACCATCTTTGTTAAAAACACGGTAGATTGTACGTCAGTTCCTGTATTTGTCTTTTCCCTAAAAGGGAGAATTGTGGTCAGAATTAGATAACTGCAGTACCTTGACTCTCACatgagacaaaaacaacattttgcaaATTCCTtataagaaagaagaaaaaaaagaagaaaaaaaaatgatacaGTACTGCAATACTTTCAGCACATCGTGTgtctgtccctttaagaatCCGACGGTTGGTTCGTAAATCTCGTTGCAGTCTGttcagttttttttacaatctCGCGATAGCTTTACTTCAGTGGCGGCTGTGTGGCCCCTCTGTCTTAGTCCGGACGGAGTTGTTTCTGACGTTTGAATGAAAAACAGTGCAAATTACCTCCACTTTGGACCCAAGAAATAATGGCTTCAGCCTTGGAGCAGTTTGTGAACAATGTGCGGCAGCTCTCCGCTCAAGGTAGGGTCTCTAAACTCATTCGAGTGGGAAGTGTTCGCTAGTTAGCCAGCATATGCTATCCAATGCCTTGCCGATAGCTAGGCTGCCAAACTGGTCAGAGCCCTCTTTTTTTGCTTtatcatgtaaacacaccgcACAAAAATGACTTCCTCTAGCGGCGAGAGTTCTGTAAAGTGTCGCTAAAAGATTCGTTGGTGCCTGGGACAGCCGCGAACTTGGTTGTTTATCAgaagaaaatgtcaaaatcaagactttttgtttttgatcTAGAAAATAATTTATCAGGGCTGCCGACCGGTAGTCCCGCCCTCGCCCCCACGCGATTGGCTGGCGATCGGATTTAGCGAATGCGATTGGCTTAAAGTCATCTGTCAATCCTACTTTAATTACCTCTTGCAAGGCCTTGACAGGACACTTGACCGGCCTATTTATACTGAAATACTAAGCGGCAGCACGGCGGTTGTAAAGCATTTAATGCTTCATTTTGTTTTATACATTTGTGAAGAATAGTCTGACCGTCGCGGACTAGAATAATGGCGATTTTATCAATTTTGCGACCactaaaaaccattaaaaaaagccCTCGCATACTTGTGTGGAAAAGTATTgctgtgttctcctcttgttatATTGTATGAAGTTAACCTCGTCATGCACGATGACTGAATGTCGCAATGCCGTTTCTAATGGTCAGTGCCATTCCCATCTACAGTTTAAATGTGCATCTTAATGACATTACATTTCAGTGTAATAACCTAATTCAACCAGAGAAGACAGCAGGCCTTGCCTAAAAAAAGTACATTCAAAAGGGATTTGGCATTGCGAAATCTTAGTTTTGAGCTATGTGTCCAAACGAGCATGCAACAGGGTGTCCACGGTGATTTTAAAGTGTCTGTTCTCCCGACCCTTCGCCCCCAGGCCAGATGACTCAGCTGTGCGAGTTGATCAACAAGAGTGGGGAGCTGCTGGCCAAAAATCTGTCCCACCTGGACACAGTGCTGGGGGCCCTGGACATCCAGGAGCACTCCCTCGGCGTGCTGGCTGTGCTGTAAGTAGCCCGACCTCTCCTCGTTCTTTCCACTGTCGCTGTTCCTCGACTCCCTCCTGCCTTCAAGGCGCCGCTCACTCCTGCTCCACTTACTTCTGAATTGGGTCGAGGGATtccgttgtgttgttgtgtccgTTGAAGGtcatattgtgtatttatttttgaggCGAGGGGGTGTTGAGCCTTGGAGAAAGATGGTTAACGAGGAGATAATGGTGGACACAACTTTGTTGCCATGGGAATGAAGGCTGACATTTCTACTGCGTTTTCATCTCATGTTTTGATTATTTTAGGCTGTCGGTAGCAGGGAGCATTGCACATCTGATTCATACCC
This region includes:
- the LOC130203655 gene encoding 5'(3')-deoxyribonucleotidase, mitochondrial-like, which gives rise to MVSLFGTARLLGRRKTSLRDLLKRICADMSSSSSSSTPSGKRLRVLVDMDGVLADFEGGFLKKYRARYPDDPHIALDDRRGFWVSTQYGQLRGDLSEKAISIWESKDFFVELEPLPGAVEAVKEMAQMDHTDVFICTSPIKHYRHCPYEKYAWVEKHLGHDFLEQVILTRDKTVITGDVLIDDKPDILGVEAKPTWEHILFTACHNKHLSVGPSQRRLLSWEDDWRAVLDTKRQ